In Kitasatospora gansuensis, a genomic segment contains:
- the pstB gene encoding phosphate ABC transporter ATP-binding protein PstB: MAKRIDVSGLSAYYGTTKAIEDISMTVEPRSVTAFIGPSGCGKSTFLRTLNRMHEVIPGARVEGKVLLDDENLYAAAVDPVAVRRTVGMVFQRPNPFPTMSIYDNVAAGLKLAGVKKKSVLDGVVEKSLQGANLWNEVKDRLNKPGSGLSGGQQQRLCIARAIAVEPQVLLMDEPCSALDPISTLAIEDLIGELKSQFTIVIVTHNMQQAARVSDRTAFFNLAGVGQPGKLVELDDTQRIFSNPSVQATEDYISGRFG, from the coding sequence ATGGCCAAGCGCATCGACGTCAGCGGACTGTCCGCCTACTACGGCACCACCAAGGCCATCGAGGACATCTCGATGACCGTCGAGCCCCGCTCGGTGACGGCCTTCATCGGCCCCTCCGGCTGCGGCAAGTCCACCTTCCTGCGCACCCTGAACCGGATGCACGAGGTGATCCCCGGCGCCCGGGTCGAGGGCAAGGTGCTGCTCGACGACGAGAACCTGTACGCCGCCGCGGTCGACCCGGTCGCCGTCCGCCGCACCGTCGGGATGGTCTTCCAGCGGCCGAACCCGTTCCCCACCATGTCGATCTACGACAACGTGGCGGCCGGGCTCAAGCTGGCCGGCGTGAAGAAGAAGTCCGTGCTGGACGGCGTGGTGGAGAAGTCGCTGCAGGGCGCCAACCTCTGGAACGAGGTCAAGGACCGCCTGAACAAGCCCGGCTCCGGTCTGTCGGGTGGTCAGCAGCAGCGGCTCTGCATCGCCCGCGCGATCGCGGTCGAGCCGCAGGTGCTGCTGATGGACGAGCCCTGCTCCGCCCTCGACCCGATCTCCACCCTCGCCATCGAGGACCTGATCGGTGAGCTCAAGTCGCAGTTCACCATCGTGATCGTGACCCACAACATGCAGCAGGCGGCCCGGGTCTCCGACCGCACCGCCTTCTTCAACCTCGCCGGGGTCGGTCAGCCGGGCAAGCTCGTCGAGCTCGACGACACCCAGCG